The following are encoded together in the Pleurocapsa sp. FMAR1 genome:
- a CDS encoding photosystem II S4 domain protein, with translation MLPKEDLLKRVENKKEITRVIDKADQAINNWEVVVTDFLSPPVVAEVEAILQNLTEIKALPWGGYAQAERRRIALSRPDIPLDELQVELAALDIAGNFLFDPATHRDFLGSILGTGIVREKVGDILVLGERGAQAIVVPEMVDFLTASLTQVRSVAVKTQQIEFSELKIRPPKKKEMTTVEASMRLDAIASAGFGISRSKMASAISSNDVRVNWKEITQASHNVKAGDLIAVRGKGRLEVGDVSVTKKQRYRVNLVRYK, from the coding sequence ATGCTGCCAAAAGAAGACTTACTTAAGCGCGTCGAGAATAAAAAGGAAATTACTCGCGTTATAGATAAAGCTGACCAAGCAATAAACAACTGGGAAGTAGTCGTAACAGATTTTTTATCTCCGCCAGTGGTTGCCGAAGTGGAGGCTATCTTGCAAAATCTTACGGAAATTAAAGCTTTGCCTTGGGGAGGATATGCTCAAGCAGAAAGAAGGCGTATTGCTTTGTCTCGCCCAGACATTCCCTTGGATGAATTACAGGTTGAATTAGCAGCATTAGACATTGCAGGGAATTTTTTGTTTGACCCTGCTACCCATCGAGATTTTTTGGGTTCAATATTAGGTACAGGTATTGTTAGAGAAAAAGTAGGCGATATTCTAGTACTGGGAGAGAGAGGCGCACAGGCTATAGTTGTCCCAGAAATGGTTGATTTTTTGACAGCTTCTTTGACTCAAGTGCGCTCTGTGGCAGTCAAAACTCAGCAGATAGAATTTAGTGAATTAAAAATCCGTCCACCGAAGAAAAAAGAAATGACTACAGTAGAAGCATCTATGCGTTTAGATGCGATCGCTTCCGCTGGCTTTGGAATATCCCGTAGTAAAATGGCAAGTGCCATTTCTAGCAATGATGTTAGAGTTAATTGGAAAGAAATAACTCAAGCTAGTCACAACGTTAAGGCAGGGGATTTGATTGCAGTCAGGGGTAAGGGAAGATTAGAGGTAGGAGATGTTTCAGTCACTAAAAAACAACGCTACCGTGTCAATTTAGTCCGCTATAAGTAG
- a CDS encoding HAD-IA family hydrolase yields MITHIIYDLDGLLLDTESLHERVNKEVAQRYGKTFNQELKMAIAGRPTLDSAKILVETLGLPITPKEYLVERNKLLYPLYQTAEALPGTQKLTQHLFNHNIPQAIASSSTRHHFEMKTIRHQQWLKHFQITTLGDDAEIAQGKPAPDIFLLAAKRLNVAPQNCLVFEDSLAGMEAAIAAGMSVVVIPDSVFDKKLFQKAHQVFNSMTEFKPEAWSLPKFK; encoded by the coding sequence ATGATTACTCATATTATTTATGATCTGGATGGATTACTGTTGGACACAGAATCTCTCCATGAGCGAGTAAATAAAGAAGTTGCTCAACGCTACGGTAAAACTTTTAATCAAGAGCTTAAAATGGCGATCGCTGGTAGACCGACTTTAGATTCTGCCAAAATATTAGTTGAGACTCTTGGACTTCCTATTACCCCCAAAGAGTATTTAGTTGAACGCAATAAGTTACTGTATCCTCTTTATCAGACAGCAGAGGCTTTACCAGGTACACAAAAACTAACTCAGCATTTATTTAACCATAATATTCCGCAAGCGATCGCCTCTAGCTCTACCCGTCATCATTTTGAGATGAAAACCATTAGGCATCAGCAGTGGTTAAAGCATTTTCAAATAACCACCCTGGGAGATGATGCAGAAATTGCCCAGGGAAAACCTGCGCCAGATATCTTTCTGTTGGCAGCCAAAAGATTAAATGTTGCGCCCCAAAACTGCTTGGTGTTTGAAGATTCTCTAGCAGGAATGGAAGCTGCGATCGCAGCGGGAATGTCTGTAGTGGTAATTCCTGACTCAGTATTTGATAAAAAGCTGTTTCAAAAGGCACATCAAGTATTTAATTCCATGACAGAATTTAAGCCTGAAGCGTGGAGTTTACCGAAATTTAAATAA
- a CDS encoding DUF7219 family protein: MSQESDNSKKNFLYPKVNYRGELTPSNPNNLVFNANLQEFAQKVVYICGLETNGKVSSDEAYKQIKQLWHQLKTSKKELLDRQDEEST; encoded by the coding sequence ATGAGTCAGGAATCAGACAATAGTAAAAAGAACTTTTTGTATCCCAAGGTAAATTATCGGGGTGAACTAACGCCTAGTAATCCTAACAATTTAGTATTTAACGCCAATTTGCAAGAATTCGCTCAAAAAGTGGTTTATATTTGCGGATTGGAAACCAATGGTAAAGTATCTTCTGATGAGGCTTATAAGCAAATTAAACAGCTATGGCATCAGTTAAAAACCTCTAAAAAAGAACTATTAGACCGTCAAGACGAAGAATCTACATAG
- a CDS encoding CsbD family protein produces MEAKEQSNKHCVLDKGQKMITKFKIYAGKLTIALSAIAFTIFVGFNSFTASANASVNIEAFNNPSVLAATASGIGDRVEGSMQEGMGTVKRKASSDIDNKAEGALNEAKGNVKQGIGTAKNKLDDAKDTVGDKSESFVDSVKDFFD; encoded by the coding sequence ATGGAAGCTAAAGAACAAAGCAATAAACATTGCGTTTTAGATAAAGGACAAAAAATGATCACTAAATTCAAGATATATGCAGGTAAATTAACGATCGCTCTAAGCGCGATCGCCTTTACTATCTTTGTAGGTTTTAATTCTTTTACTGCTTCGGCTAATGCCTCAGTAAATATAGAAGCTTTTAATAATCCTTCTGTACTAGCAGCAACAGCATCGGGAATTGGCGATCGGGTTGAAGGCTCTATGCAAGAGGGAATGGGTACAGTCAAGCGTAAAGCATCAAGCGACATAGACAACAAGGCAGAAGGTGCATTAAACGAAGCAAAAGGTAATGTAAAGCAAGGTATCGGCACTGCTAAAAACAAATTAGATGATGCCAAAGATACTGTAGGCGACAAATCAGAAAGTTTTGTAGATTCAGTTAAAGACTTCTTTGACTAA
- a CDS encoding carbohydrate ABC transporter permease, which yields MTINQRSITKTIVTYLILSAIAFLMLFPLMWLIGTSFKSPTEDIFAFPPQILPTQPTFKNFVTVWQSYPFGQYLINSTVVAVSTVGSNLIFCSLAAYPLARLSFRGRELLFALILATIMIPFQIVMIPLYILAVNLGLRNTYMGIILPNLTSAFGIFLLRQALKAVPLELEEAARIDGCSELGIWWNIMIPAIRPALFTLAIFVFIGSWSDFIWPLIVLDDPDYYTLPLAVENLAGSFSLDWRLVAAGSVISIAPILILFLLIQRYIIPTDVGSGVKG from the coding sequence ATGACAATAAATCAGCGGTCAATAACCAAAACCATAGTCACGTATCTAATTCTTAGTGCGATCGCTTTTTTGATGCTGTTCCCTCTAATGTGGTTAATTGGCACGTCTTTTAAATCTCCCACCGAAGATATTTTTGCTTTTCCACCGCAAATATTGCCAACTCAACCTACCTTTAAAAATTTTGTCACGGTTTGGCAAAGTTATCCTTTTGGACAATATCTAATTAACAGTACAGTTGTTGCTGTCTCCACCGTAGGTTCAAATCTAATCTTCTGCTCATTAGCTGCCTATCCCTTAGCTCGTTTGTCTTTTCGGGGACGAGAGTTGCTTTTTGCTCTTATTTTGGCAACCATTATGATTCCCTTTCAGATCGTCATGATTCCTCTATATATCTTGGCGGTAAATTTAGGCTTGAGAAATACCTATATGGGAATTATTTTGCCCAATCTCACCTCAGCATTTGGGATATTTTTGCTCAGACAAGCACTAAAAGCTGTTCCTTTGGAGTTGGAAGAAGCTGCACGTATCGATGGCTGTTCTGAACTGGGTATTTGGTGGAATATAATGATACCCGCAATTCGTCCTGCTTTATTCACTCTAGCTATCTTTGTATTTATTGGCTCTTGGAGTGATTTTATCTGGCCTTTAATTGTTTTAGATGATCCAGATTATTACACTTTACCCCTAGCGGTAGAAAATTTAGCTGGTTCTTTTTCCTTAGATTGGAGATTGGTAGCAGCAGGTTCAGTTATTTCTATTGCCCCAATTTTAATTTTATTTTTATTGATTCAGCGATATATAATTCCGACGGACGTTGGCAGTGGAGTTAAAGGATAG
- a CDS encoding TIGR03643 family protein → MKLSDLDVRSIDRIVEMAWEDRTPFGAIETQFGLQEKEVIALMRKEMKHSSFKMWRKRVTGRKTKHLAKRDFIEGRFRCKEQK, encoded by the coding sequence ATGAAACTATCTGATTTAGACGTAAGAAGTATCGATCGCATTGTAGAAATGGCTTGGGAAGATCGTACCCCTTTTGGGGCGATAGAAACTCAGTTTGGCTTACAAGAAAAAGAAGTCATAGCTTTGATGAGAAAGGAAATGAAACATTCGAGCTTCAAAATGTGGCGTAAGCGAGTCACAGGGAGAAAAACCAAACATTTAGCCAAAAGAGATTTTATTGAGGGAAGATTCCGCTGTAAAGAACAGAAATGA
- a CDS encoding ABC transporter permease, whose protein sequence is MTSTIKLPRRFRFTLSQSLTIIGLVITLGCIAIALFAPTLQDIGWLQDPTEGLANPVDEAPGADYWFGTTRQGYDVFSRTLFGTQAALKVVVLATTISLILGVPLGLVSGYLGGKIDKVLIFFMDTIYTLPGLLLSVTLAFVVGQGVLNAALALSIAYIPQYYRIVRNHTTSVKTELFIEAAQAMGAPTSRILSRYLFFNVIQSVPVLFTLNAADAILILGGLGFLGLGLPPEVPEWGHDLRLALDALPTGVWWSATFPGLAMTTMVTGLSLVGEGLGDMLNSGIRK, encoded by the coding sequence ATGACATCCACAATTAAACTACCTCGTCGATTTCGTTTTACTCTCTCCCAAAGTTTAACTATTATCGGCTTAGTTATTACTCTAGGCTGTATTGCGATCGCTTTATTTGCTCCCACATTACAGGACATTGGCTGGTTACAAGACCCCACAGAAGGGTTAGCTAATCCAGTTGATGAAGCACCAGGGGCGGATTATTGGTTTGGGACTACTCGTCAAGGATATGATGTCTTTTCTCGCACTCTTTTTGGTACTCAAGCTGCTTTAAAAGTAGTGGTGTTGGCGACAACCATTAGTTTGATATTAGGCGTTCCTCTTGGCTTAGTAAGTGGCTATCTGGGTGGCAAAATTGATAAGGTTCTGATCTTCTTTATGGACACAATTTATACTTTACCTGGATTATTGTTGTCTGTAACTTTGGCTTTTGTGGTTGGACAAGGAGTGTTAAACGCAGCTTTAGCTCTTAGTATTGCTTATATTCCTCAATATTATCGAATTGTTCGCAACCATACTACTAGTGTTAAAACCGAGTTGTTTATTGAAGCTGCCCAGGCGATGGGCGCACCTACTAGCAGAATTTTATCTCGCTATTTGTTTTTTAATGTGATTCAAAGCGTTCCTGTTCTGTTTACCTTAAATGCCGCCGATGCAATTTTAATTCTTGGTGGCTTAGGTTTTTTGGGCTTAGGTCTACCTCCTGAAGTTCCAGAATGGGGTCACGATCTTCGTTTGGCTCTAGATGCTTTGCCTACGGGTGTCTGGTGGTCTGCTACTTTCCCTGGTTTGGCAATGACAACTATGGTTACAGGCTTGTCTTTGGTTGGGGAAGGACTGGGAGATATGTTGAATTCAGGAATACGCAAGTAA
- a CDS encoding nicotinate phosphoribosyltransferase, with protein sequence MKTILAKDTLNINSQDYSLLTDLYQLTMIACYAGEGIATKRASFELFTRHLPQDFGYLIAMGLTQVLEYLEAFSFNSEQIQLLKDTGIFAHAPKAFWQLLSGGFTGDVWAVPEGTAVFANEPILRIEAQLWQAQLVETYLLNTINYQTIVATKAARIRDVAGKQATILEFGTRRAFSPQGSLWAARAALAAGLDGTSNVLAALKLGEKPRGTMAHALVMAIEAIAGSEDEAFKAFQNYFPDATLLIDTFDTVAAAQRLQAQRDAGEISVRGVRIDSGNLAELSQKVRHYLPETKIFASGDLDEWEISKLQQQGASLDGYGIGTKLVTGVPVNGVYKLVEIDTIATMKQSSHKLTYPGCKQIFRKVTDGHISSDRLGLKDEIPDDEQGLLEIVMQSGKRLQSSESLDTIRQRTASSVASLPAKVRQISQPLAFEVDISDALESLQYEVAGRNNK encoded by the coding sequence ATGAAAACAATTTTAGCAAAAGATACGCTAAATATAAACTCCCAAGATTACTCGTTATTAACAGATTTATACCAGTTAACCATGATTGCCTGCTATGCAGGAGAAGGCATCGCCACAAAAAGAGCCAGCTTTGAATTGTTTACACGGCATTTACCTCAAGATTTTGGCTATCTAATTGCCATGGGACTAACTCAGGTACTGGAGTATCTAGAAGCATTTAGCTTTAATTCTGAGCAAATTCAATTATTAAAAGATACAGGAATATTCGCTCATGCACCTAAAGCATTTTGGCAATTATTATCTGGAGGTTTTACGGGAGATGTTTGGGCAGTACCAGAAGGCACGGCAGTATTTGCTAACGAACCGATCTTAAGAATTGAAGCTCAACTCTGGCAGGCACAGCTAGTAGAGACTTATCTGCTGAACACAATCAATTATCAAACTATAGTTGCTACTAAAGCAGCAAGAATCAGAGACGTTGCTGGAAAACAAGCGACTATTCTTGAATTTGGCACAAGAAGGGCATTTAGTCCCCAAGGATCGCTTTGGGCAGCTAGAGCAGCCTTGGCAGCAGGACTTGACGGCACATCGAATGTATTAGCGGCATTAAAGCTAGGAGAAAAACCACGAGGCACAATGGCTCATGCTTTAGTTATGGCAATTGAGGCGATCGCTGGTAGTGAAGACGAGGCTTTTAAAGCTTTTCAGAATTACTTTCCTGACGCAACTTTACTTATTGATACATTCGACACTGTAGCAGCAGCACAGCGTCTACAAGCCCAAAGGGATGCAGGAGAAATCAGCGTCAGGGGAGTACGAATAGATTCAGGAAATTTGGCAGAATTATCACAAAAAGTACGCCACTATTTACCAGAGACTAAAATTTTTGCTAGTGGTGATTTAGATGAATGGGAAATCAGCAAACTACAACAACAGGGTGCATCTTTAGACGGCTATGGCATTGGTACTAAATTAGTCACGGGTGTACCAGTCAACGGGGTATATAAGCTAGTAGAAATAGATACTATTGCGACTATGAAACAATCTAGCCACAAGCTTACATATCCAGGTTGCAAACAGATATTCCGTAAAGTAACTGATGGTCACATAAGTTCAGACAGACTGGGTTTAAAAGATGAAATACCTGATGATGAACAAGGTTTGTTAGAAATAGTTATGCAGTCTGGGAAAAGACTACAATCATCTGAAAGCTTGGATACAATTCGTCAGCGCACTGCCAGTTCTGTAGCCAGTCTTCCTGCTAAGGTTCGTCAAATTAGCCAGCCTTTAGCATTTGAAGTTGATATTTCTGATGCTTTAGAGTCTCTGCAATATGAAGTAGCTGGAAGAAATAATAAGTAA
- a CDS encoding 2Fe-2S iron-sulfur cluster binding domain-containing protein — protein sequence MSIKVCFLPDNITVEAEPGEPMLQVAERAGVFIATGCLMGSCHACEVELGDGEAICACISSVPGNISELTVNIYDDPTW from the coding sequence ATGAGTATTAAGGTTTGTTTTCTGCCAGACAATATTACAGTCGAAGCAGAACCAGGAGAACCAATGTTACAGGTGGCAGAACGAGCAGGAGTGTTTATTGCCACAGGATGTTTAATGGGTTCTTGTCATGCTTGTGAAGTGGAACTAGGGGATGGGGAAGCTATTTGTGCCTGTATTAGTTCTGTTCCTGGAAACATATCAGAATTAACGGTAAATATATACGATGATCCGACTTGGTAG
- the cobQ gene encoding cobyric acid synthase CobQ, which translates to MKAIMVVGTTSHAGKSFLTAALCRILARKGWRVAPFKGQNMALNAYVTSTGGEIGHAQAVQAWAAGVAPRVEMNPILLKPQGDMTSQIIIKGKAVGTVKASEYYEKYFDLGWEVIQESLYKLSLEFDLVVCEGAGSPAEINLKHRDLTNMRVAKHLNAPTILIVDIERGGAFAHVVGTLELLDPQERSLVKGVVINKFRGQKELLDSGIEWLEEKTQVPVLGVIPWSNEQFPAEDSLDLLERNCRRNSQDINIHVIRLPRIANFTDFDPLEAESSVAVNYIDIQDSLGHPDAVIIPGTKTTIADLLAMERSGMAEQIKNYAAAGGTVLGICGGYQILGQRIIDPEGFEGEAGEYNALDLLPITTMLSPNKIARQRQIISHFPQPGLPVDGYEIHQGRTRLSRRLKEGGEEDYRPIFDDVGLGLVDKNQSVWGCYIHGLFDNGAWRRSWINHLRKQRGMSSLATGISNYRDQRETTLNTLADIVEKHLDLKKILSNYY; encoded by the coding sequence ATGAAAGCGATTATGGTGGTCGGGACAACATCTCATGCAGGAAAATCCTTTCTGACTGCTGCACTATGCCGTATTTTGGCAAGAAAAGGTTGGCGAGTTGCCCCCTTCAAAGGGCAAAATATGGCACTAAATGCTTATGTAACATCGACTGGAGGAGAAATAGGACACGCTCAGGCAGTTCAGGCTTGGGCAGCAGGAGTTGCCCCCAGAGTAGAAATGAACCCCATTTTATTAAAGCCTCAAGGGGATATGACTTCTCAGATAATTATTAAGGGCAAGGCTGTAGGTACGGTTAAAGCCAGCGAATATTATGAGAAATATTTTGATTTGGGCTGGGAAGTAATTCAAGAGTCTTTGTATAAACTATCTTTAGAATTTGATCTGGTTGTCTGTGAAGGGGCAGGAAGCCCCGCTGAAATCAATCTCAAGCACCGAGATTTGACTAACATGAGAGTTGCTAAACATCTCAATGCGCCAACTATTTTGATTGTAGATATTGAGCGTGGTGGCGCGTTTGCTCACGTAGTAGGCACACTAGAACTATTAGACCCCCAAGAGCGATCGCTTGTCAAAGGGGTGGTAATTAATAAATTTCGCGGACAGAAAGAGCTTCTCGACTCAGGTATCGAATGGTTAGAGGAAAAAACCCAAGTACCTGTCTTGGGTGTAATTCCCTGGAGTAATGAGCAGTTTCCCGCCGAGGATTCCCTCGATTTGTTAGAAAGAAATTGCCGTCGTAATAGTCAAGATATTAATATTCACGTTATTAGACTACCGAGAATTGCCAACTTTACTGATTTTGACCCTTTAGAGGCAGAATCTTCCGTAGCTGTTAACTATATAGATATTCAAGATTCTCTAGGACATCCTGATGCAGTAATTATTCCTGGAACTAAAACCACTATTGCCGATTTATTAGCAATGGAAAGAAGCGGTATGGCAGAACAGATTAAAAACTATGCTGCTGCGGGAGGTACGGTATTAGGTATTTGTGGCGGATATCAGATTTTAGGACAGCGTATAATCGATCCAGAGGGCTTTGAAGGAGAAGCAGGAGAATACAACGCTCTGGATCTATTGCCAATTACAACTATGCTTTCCCCTAACAAAATCGCTCGTCAAAGACAAATAATTTCCCACTTTCCCCAACCTGGATTACCCGTAGACGGCTATGAAATTCACCAAGGGCGCACTCGTCTTAGTCGTCGTCTTAAAGAAGGAGGAGAAGAAGATTATCGACCAATTTTTGATGATGTTGGCTTAGGATTAGTAGACAAAAATCAGTCTGTTTGGGGTTGCTATATTCATGGGCTATTTGATAACGGTGCTTGGCGACGCTCTTGGATTAATCACTTACGTAAGCAAAGGGGAATGTCGTCTTTGGCTACAGGGATTTCTAATTACCGAGATCAAAGAGAGACTACTTTGAATACCCTGGCAGACATTGTAGAAAAACATTTAGATTTAAAGAAAATTTTGTCTAATTATTATTAA
- a CDS encoding Npun_F0494 family protein, with translation MITDLNSEAFDYAPRIINRAKRALSCSPFCLKLFKEMRNQSVPIQQIAGETGIKLGYATQAFSEPKTEAKLVWLISVGLLRREVDGQGLTDSFRLTPLGRKIVTQWEQEQNQIPPASLIDPVFNWLNRWLK, from the coding sequence ATGATTACTGATTTAAATAGTGAAGCATTTGATTATGCTCCCAGAATAATTAATAGAGCAAAAAGAGCTTTATCCTGTTCTCCCTTTTGCCTCAAGCTATTTAAAGAGATGCGTAATCAAAGCGTACCAATTCAGCAAATTGCTGGCGAAACGGGGATTAAACTGGGTTATGCCACCCAAGCTTTTAGTGAACCAAAAACTGAAGCCAAATTAGTTTGGCTAATTAGTGTAGGCTTGTTAAGACGGGAAGTAGACGGACAGGGATTAACCGATAGTTTTCGTTTAACCCCTTTGGGTAGAAAGATTGTGACCCAATGGGAACAAGAACAAAATCAGATTCCTCCTGCCTCTTTGATAGATCCAGTTTTCAATTGGCTTAATCGTTGGTTAAAATAA
- a CDS encoding ArsR/SmtB family transcription factor produces MQVSNPANIYIMTGFHALSDSLRLKIVQLLQEQELCVCDLCDRLEVNQSKLSFHLKTLKEAKLISPRQSGRWIYYSLNLSQFALLEQYLGDLCSSATIFPRQDCD; encoded by the coding sequence ATGCAAGTTTCTAATCCTGCAAATATTTATATTATGACAGGGTTTCATGCCCTATCTGATTCTTTACGCCTCAAAATTGTTCAACTGCTACAAGAGCAAGAACTATGCGTTTGTGATTTGTGCGATCGCCTTGAGGTTAACCAATCTAAATTATCCTTTCATCTTAAAACCCTGAAAGAAGCAAAATTAATTTCTCCTAGACAGTCAGGACGCTGGATTTACTATAGTCTTAATTTGTCTCAGTTTGCATTGCTAGAGCAATATTTAGGCGACTTGTGCAGTAGCGCAACTATATTTCCTCGTCAAGATTGCGATTAG
- a CDS encoding CAP domain-containing protein, which produces MFKSRISLQTALPAKIFLSTAVITMFTWTVSSKVYSQEYTQKSNSVAATQRDEELSNLAQQVHQQVNKYRASVDLAPLKLNTQISNQAQIHSQNMAQQKVEFGHQGFDSRIEALKNNIAYSRAAENVAYNQGYGDPASEAVKGWIKSEGHRQNMVGNYNLTGIGVAKNQQGEYYFTQIFILE; this is translated from the coding sequence ATGTTTAAATCCCGAATTTCTTTACAAACTGCTTTACCAGCCAAAATATTTCTATCTACTGCTGTGATTACAATGTTTACATGGACAGTATCTAGCAAAGTTTATAGTCAAGAATATACTCAAAAAAGCAATTCTGTAGCAGCGACTCAACGAGATGAAGAATTAAGCAATTTAGCACAACAGGTTCATCAGCAAGTGAATAAATATCGCGCATCTGTCGATCTTGCACCTTTGAAACTAAATACTCAAATAAGCAATCAAGCTCAAATTCACAGCCAGAATATGGCGCAACAAAAAGTAGAGTTTGGTCATCAAGGTTTTGACTCTAGAATAGAAGCTTTAAAAAATAATATTGCCTATAGTCGCGCAGCAGAGAACGTAGCTTACAATCAAGGATATGGCGATCCTGCTAGTGAAGCAGTTAAAGGGTGGATAAAAAGCGAGGGTCATAGACAAAACATGGTGGGAAACTACAATTTAACAGGTATTGGAGTAGCAAAAAATCAACAAGGAGAATACTATTTTACTCAGATTTTTATTTTAGAATAG
- a CDS encoding DUF429 domain-containing protein, whose translation MKFIGIDFGWTSGASGLCCLAWQDNTLKLLDITTSLEINAILAWIDTWVSADAPALIAIDAPTVINNPTGMRLADKLTHKHFGRYHAGCYPANLNSSFADRTVGLSLSLAARNFQHAPTIKAQQPGRYQIEVFPHPATVNLFGLDRILKYKKGKIAQRQQELNKLRDYIVNVLPKLEPPLHTSSLDSIPEISSGNTSNLTGKELKSIEDRLDSLLCAYIAAYWWYWGEAKNLILGDLETGYIVIPIRT comes from the coding sequence ATGAAATTTATTGGTATTGATTTTGGCTGGACATCTGGCGCAAGTGGTCTATGTTGTCTGGCTTGGCAAGATAATACCCTAAAACTTTTGGACATCACTACTAGCCTAGAAATTAATGCCATACTAGCCTGGATAGATACCTGGGTATCAGCCGACGCACCAGCTTTAATTGCGATAGATGCACCTACGGTTATTAATAATCCAACGGGAATGAGATTAGCCGATAAATTAACCCATAAACATTTTGGTCGTTATCATGCAGGATGTTATCCAGCTAATCTTAATAGTAGTTTTGCCGATCGCACTGTAGGCTTGAGCTTAAGTTTGGCTGCTAGAAACTTTCAACACGCGCCAACCATTAAGGCGCAGCAGCCAGGCAGATATCAGATAGAAGTTTTTCCTCATCCAGCCACGGTCAATTTATTTGGTTTGGATAGAATTTTAAAGTATAAAAAAGGTAAAATTGCCCAACGTCAACAAGAGTTAAATAAGTTACGAGACTATATTGTTAATGTTTTACCCAAATTAGAACCCCCTTTGCATACTTCTAGTTTAGACAGCATACCTGAAATAAGTTCAGGCAATACTTCTAATCTAACTGGCAAAGAATTAAAATCTATAGAAGATCGACTCGACAGCTTGTTATGTGCTTATATAGCTGCTTACTGGTGGTATTGGGGAGAAGCCAAAAATCTGATTTTAGGAGATTTAGAAACTGGTTATATTGTTATTCCTATACGGACTTGA
- a CDS encoding branched-chain amino acid ABC transporter permease has translation MWSLISEYNFDPQLIFNGIAIGSILALAAIGLTLTYGILNLSNFAHGDFMTLGAYLTWLANDSGLNIWLAMVLGAIGTIVAMLIAEYLLWKPMRDRRASDTTLIIISIGLALFIRNGILLLYGGSNQLYLLPIIPALEFGDLRIAYYRIVVVGLAIAAIVALHLILQNTKIGKAMRAVADNIDLARVSGINVERVVLWTWIITGILTALAGGMYGLIAVIRPNMGWFLILPMFASVILGGIGNPYGAIVGAFIIGIAQELSVPILGSEYKLAVALALMIIILLVRPQGLFKG, from the coding sequence ATGTGGTCATTAATTTCAGAATATAATTTTGATCCTCAGCTTATTTTTAATGGTATTGCCATTGGTAGCATCCTCGCCCTGGCTGCAATTGGTTTGACGCTGACCTATGGCATTCTCAATCTTTCTAATTTTGCCCATGGAGATTTTATGACTCTAGGGGCTTATTTAACCTGGCTGGCTAATGACAGTGGTTTAAATATTTGGCTGGCAATGGTCTTAGGCGCAATAGGCACAATTGTAGCTATGCTGATTGCTGAATATTTGCTTTGGAAACCAATGCGCGATCGCCGTGCTAGTGATACCACTTTAATTATTATTTCGATTGGGCTAGCTTTGTTTATTCGCAACGGAATTTTATTGCTTTATGGTGGTAGTAACCAGCTATATCTCTTGCCCATAATTCCCGCCCTGGAATTTGGCGATCTGCGTATTGCCTATTATCGTATAGTGGTTGTGGGTTTGGCGATCGCCGCTATTGTTGCTCTCCATCTGATTTTACAAAACACTAAAATTGGCAAAGCGATGCGGGCTGTTGCCGATAACATCGATCTAGCTAGAGTTTCGGGCATCAATGTTGAGAGAGTTGTACTGTGGACGTGGATAATTACAGGAATATTAACTGCTTTGGCGGGGGGAATGTATGGCTTGATTGCGGTAATACGCCCCAATATGGGCTGGTTTCTAATTTTGCCGATGTTTGCCTCGGTAATTTTAGGGGGAATTGGCAATCCTTATGGTGCGATCGTCGGTGCTTTTATAATTGGCATTGCCCAAGAGTTAAGCGTTCCTATATTGGGTTCAGAGTACAAGTTAGCCGTAGCTTTGGCACTTATGATCATTATTCTTTTAGTGCGTCCTCAAGGGCTATTTAAGGGATAA